The Chloroflexota bacterium DNA segment GAATTCTCCTCACACAAAGACGCCAAGGCACGAAGAAATCCTCTGGGCCTTCACCCCCTTTGTGTCCTTGTGCCTCCGTGTGGGACATTGTTCTCACACAAAGACACCAGCGCACAGAGAGAACTTTCGCATCCCTGGGTCATCCGCGCCTTGTCAGCACGATAGCGGGAGGTGGAGATGAAAGCGGCGGTTGTGCGGGGAATCGGACACATTGAGGTCGCCGACGTGCCCATGCCCGAACCCGGCGCGGGCGAGGTGCTCATCCGCGTGGCCTATTGCGGCATCTGCGGGTCCGACATGGAGGCGTACCACGCCGGCATGTACGCGCCCGGGTTGATTCTCGGGCACGAGTTCTCGGGCGTCATCGTTGAGGCAGGGCCCGACGTGGTGGACTGGAAGCCCGGCGACCGCGTCGTGGTCAACGACGCCATCCCCTGCGGCCAGTGCCTGCCCTGCCGCGAGGGGCGACTGGACGCGTGCGAGAGCCTGTACATGATCGGCGTAACCCACGACGGGGCCATGGCCGAATACTGCGTCGCGCCGGTGCGCGGGGTGCATCGCCTGCCCGAGGGCGTGAGCCTGCGCCGCGGCGCGCTGGTGGAGCCGCTGTCGGTGGCGCTGCACGGCGTGCACCGCTCGCGGCTCAAGCCGGGCGACCGCGCCTTGGTCATGGGCGCCGGGCCTATCGGCCTGCTCACGCTACAGTGCGCGCTCCTGGCCGGCGCGCGGCGGGTGGCTGTAACCGAGGTGGATTCCACGCGCGCGTCGCTGGCGCGGAAACTGGGCGCGGCGCTCGTCCTGGACCCGACGCGGGACAACGTGAACGTGGCGCTGTCGGCCCTGACCGACGGGCAAGGCCCCGACGTCATCTACGTCTGCACGGGCGCGCCCCAGCCCTATCGCGACGCCATCTCCCTGGTGCGGAAGGGCGGGCAAATCTTCATCCTCGGCCTGTGCGTGGAGCCGGTGGAGGCCGACTTCATGAGCGTGGCCCTGGGCGACCTGTGCATTGAGGGGAGCCTGGCGGGCCGCGCCGCGTTTCCTGCGGCCATTGACTTCGTGGCCCAGGGGCGCGTGGATGTGGAATCGCTGGTAACCCACGAGATCGCACTGGACGACGTGGTGGACAAGGGGTTCAGGTTTCTGGACACCCCTGGTTCGGGCGCGGTCAAGGTACTCGTCCGAATCGCCGGGGAGCAACCCGCGGGCGGCTGACCGCTGCCCGCTGTCAACTGTTTGCTGATTGCTGACCGCTGACTGCTATATGAGGAGGTACAGATGAAACTCGCCAGCCTGGAGTATTTGGAAGAAGTCAAGAGGCGCTCCAATGCAGACCCGCAGTATCTGGAACTGGCCAAGGGCAACAACGAGTCGTACACCCTGGTGCTGGAGCCGGAGCCGGCGCAGGGCGTCCACGAGCGCATCATCATCGGGTTTGACAACGTGGACGGCAAGATGAACGAGGTGTGGATCGGCGAGCGGCCGACGTTGTTCACCCTGTCGGCACCCTATGGCGTGTGGGTGGACATCCTGCGCGGCAAGATGGGCGCCACCAAGGCCATCACCATGCGCAAACTCAAGACGCAAGGCCCGTTCCTGCAACTCCTGCAGGGCGCCAACCGCATCATCCGCTGGGTGGAAATCCTGACGACCATCCCCACGGAGTTTGAGGGCAACTACGCCCAGTACAACCTGCCGGGGAAGTAGTAGCGGCAGGGGGCTGGCAAGCGGGTCTCTGCACGCGCCCGACGGGGAGCCGGACGCCAACACGGGCGCGGCAAGGCGCTGCGTGTGACGGCCTGCGCTTCACCTGCGCCGCGGAGCGCGGCGGGCGGCGGCGGGTGGATGCGCGGGCTGTGCTGGATCGCGTCTCCGACGTCTGCCAAGCGCTCGGCTTCGCTTGTAATCCTACGGATATGCCTCCAGCCCGGCTTTCAGCGCTCCTTCAACCGTTCCGTCTACGTAGTCTGACCCCGGGAAGAACCACTCATCAGGATCGTACCGTTCGTCGCTGTACAGGTAGATCGCAAAGTCCCAATCATCCATGCGCCCCGTGTACTCCAGGCGACAGATGGGCCCTTTCACACCGTGGTCAAACCGATCAAGGTACACATACCTCCCCCGGTAACGGGCTACGTAATAGCAGTCGGGGTCTTTGATAACGGTCTCGTTGAATTTCTTTATGATCGCTTCAACCTTTTGCCGGACTTCCGGTGGAATACCTTGGGCACGCATATTGTTGATTTGCATCCTTTGTTTCAGTTGTCCATCCTCATCATGCGAGACTCGCGCGGATGCTTTTTGTGCTATACTGAGAGCGACACGGTTGCCTGCGAACTGATGCCCAATCATAACTCCACAACGGCGGCGTTGTCAATTCGGAAAACTACACATTTCGGTGGAGATTATTGAATCTCGCTACTCCAATAGAACACTCGCATCTTCAGTTCGGCCCGTCAGAACAGGGGGCCGCTAGACGTAGGGCAAATTGCCAATTTGCCCTACGATGGCCGCCGAGAGAGCAGCGCCAACCGAATGTGCGACCTCCCGATGGGCCTCCTGGCGCTGTGTTACCACATCGTGCGTTCTTATGAAAAAGCGAGCGTGAGTAGGCAGACCGATAATCGGCAGCATGAAACGCATAGAGTGTAGGGCAGGTTTCTATCGCGCCCCGGTCGGGGGTTTTGACAATCCTCCGAGGGCGGCGTATAATGTCTTGTGAAGAATTGCACAATAGCGCCCGCGGTCGGTTGCACCTGCGGG contains these protein-coding regions:
- a CDS encoding SCP2 sterol-binding domain-containing protein, whose product is MKLASLEYLEEVKRRSNADPQYLELAKGNNESYTLVLEPEPAQGVHERIIIGFDNVDGKMNEVWIGERPTLFTLSAPYGVWVDILRGKMGATKAITMRKLKTQGPFLQLLQGANRIIRWVEILTTIPTEFEGNYAQYNLPGK
- a CDS encoding alcohol dehydrogenase catalytic domain-containing protein, with the protein product MKAAVVRGIGHIEVADVPMPEPGAGEVLIRVAYCGICGSDMEAYHAGMYAPGLILGHEFSGVIVEAGPDVVDWKPGDRVVVNDAIPCGQCLPCREGRLDACESLYMIGVTHDGAMAEYCVAPVRGVHRLPEGVSLRRGALVEPLSVALHGVHRSRLKPGDRALVMGAGPIGLLTLQCALLAGARRVAVTEVDSTRASLARKLGAALVLDPTRDNVNVALSALTDGQGPDVIYVCTGAPQPYRDAISLVRKGGQIFILGLCVEPVEADFMSVALGDLCIEGSLAGRAAFPAAIDFVAQGRVDVESLVTHEIALDDVVDKGFRFLDTPGSGAVKVLVRIAGEQPAGG